From Alteromonas sp. RKMC-009, one genomic window encodes:
- a CDS encoding acetolactate synthase large subunit, whose product MKASDLFVKALEAEGVEYIFGIPGEENLDLLESLRTSDIKLVLTRHEQGAGFMAATYGRLTGKVGVCLSTLGPGATNLVTPAAYAQLGAMPVLMITGQKPVKTSKQGRFQVIDVVDMMRPITKYTTQIVSGDRIPSVVREAFRLASEERPGAVHIELPEDIADESTSASLLKPSYTRRPIAEYKAIREAVEMIERAASPLLLIGAGANRKLTAKMLREFVDKTGIPFVTTQMGKGVLNESDPLFAGNTALSDGDFVHRAISRADLIINVGHDVVEKPPFFMHDDGKKVIHINFEPAAVDPVYFPQAEVVGDIANSIWQIKEKVSPQSGWKLDFYKDVHDAYVNHRREAEDDDRFPVLPERFVRDIRKVMPDEGIVTLDNGVYKIWFARNYPAYHPNTLLLDNALASMGAGLPSAIAAKLVNPDKPVISVCGDGGFMMNSQELETAVRLNLDLTVIILRDDAYGMIKWKQAHMSFDNFGLDYGNPDFVQYANSYGAHGWRIEDTASLSEVITRCINTPGVHVVDCPVDYSMNDETLNQTIRELSDKL is encoded by the coding sequence ATGAAAGCCTCAGACCTCTTTGTTAAAGCGCTTGAAGCTGAAGGTGTGGAATACATCTTCGGTATTCCGGGTGAGGAAAACCTCGATTTACTGGAATCTCTCCGCACATCTGACATTAAACTTGTTCTGACCCGCCACGAACAGGGAGCGGGATTCATGGCAGCCACCTACGGCCGGCTTACCGGTAAAGTTGGCGTGTGTTTATCTACCCTCGGCCCCGGCGCAACGAATTTAGTGACGCCCGCCGCCTATGCGCAACTAGGCGCTATGCCGGTGTTAATGATCACTGGCCAGAAGCCGGTAAAAACCAGCAAACAGGGGCGTTTTCAGGTCATTGATGTGGTAGATATGATGCGTCCTATCACTAAATACACAACCCAGATTGTCAGCGGTGACCGTATTCCGTCTGTTGTGCGCGAAGCTTTCCGTCTTGCATCAGAAGAGCGCCCCGGCGCAGTGCACATTGAATTGCCGGAGGACATTGCTGATGAAAGCACTTCAGCGTCCCTGTTGAAGCCCAGTTATACCCGCAGACCGATTGCTGAGTATAAAGCCATCCGCGAAGCTGTTGAGATGATTGAAAGGGCTGCGTCTCCATTGTTACTTATCGGTGCCGGCGCAAACCGTAAACTCACAGCAAAAATGCTCAGAGAGTTTGTAGATAAAACAGGGATCCCGTTTGTCACCACCCAAATGGGAAAAGGGGTGCTTAATGAAAGTGATCCTCTGTTTGCCGGAAACACTGCGTTGTCCGACGGTGACTTTGTCCACCGTGCCATCAGTCGTGCCGATCTCATTATCAATGTTGGCCATGATGTGGTTGAGAAGCCGCCGTTTTTTATGCACGACGACGGAAAGAAAGTCATTCATATTAATTTTGAGCCGGCCGCTGTTGACCCTGTGTACTTCCCTCAGGCAGAAGTTGTCGGCGACATCGCTAACAGTATCTGGCAAATCAAGGAAAAGGTCTCCCCGCAGTCCGGCTGGAAGCTGGATTTTTATAAAGATGTGCACGATGCCTATGTCAACCACAGGCGGGAAGCGGAAGATGACGACCGGTTTCCGGTTCTGCCGGAACGTTTTGTCCGCGATATCCGCAAAGTGATGCCGGATGAAGGTATTGTGACGCTGGATAACGGCGTGTACAAAATCTGGTTTGCCAGAAACTATCCGGCTTACCACCCCAATACTTTACTGCTTGATAATGCCCTTGCCTCTATGGGGGCCGGTCTGCCTTCTGCTATTGCTGCAAAACTCGTTAATCCTGACAAGCCCGTAATCAGTGTATGTGGTGACGGTGGCTTTATGATGAACAGTCAGGAACTGGAAACTGCCGTCAGACTCAATCTCGATCTGACTGTCATTATTCTGCGGGATGACGCTTACGGCATGATCAAATGGAAACAGGCTCATATGTCTTTCGACAACTTCGGGCTGGACTACGGGAATCCTGACTTCGTGCAGTATGCCAACAGCTATGGCGCCCACGGCTGGCGCATTGAAGATACCGCGTCACTCAGCGAGGTTATCACCCGGTGTATTAATACGCCCGGCGTTCATGTTGTGGACTGCCCGGTTGATTACAGTATGAATGATGAAACGCTGAATCAGACAATCCGCGAATTAAGTGACAAGCTTTAA
- a CDS encoding aldehyde dehydrogenase family protein, producing the protein MLNESYPYYLASKPVFANTDLEVTNKYTGEVATRVAKAGADVIDKAIAAAEKAQPAMAAMKPYERKAVLEHCVKRFTERKDELAKALCIEAGKPIKDAQGEVTRLIDTFQIAAEECVRIEGQVLNLEISARASGYQGMTKRVPIGPCSFISPFNFPLNLAAHKVAPAIAAGCTFVLKPASRTPIGALIIGEVLAETDLPEGAFSILPCNRDGADLFTTDERLKLLSFTGSPDVGWALKAKAGKKPVVLELGGNAACVVDEDADIDDAIKRIIVGAYYQSGQSCISVQRILVHKNIYETFREKFVHEVSALVAGDPADENTFIGPMISESEAERLEDWIHEAREAGATVLCGGTRKGAMLDATVMEGVPADCNASAEEAFGPLSVLVPFDDYDEALKEVNNSRYGLQAGIFTRDLYKAHKAWDVLEVGGVVIGDVPSWRVDNMPYGGVKDSGLGREGIRYAIEDMTETRLMVIRTP; encoded by the coding sequence ATGTTGAATGAAAGCTATCCCTACTATCTTGCAAGCAAACCTGTGTTTGCTAATACCGATCTGGAAGTTACGAACAAGTATACCGGTGAAGTGGCAACAAGAGTGGCCAAAGCCGGTGCTGATGTTATCGATAAAGCCATTGCTGCGGCAGAAAAGGCGCAACCGGCCATGGCGGCCATGAAGCCCTATGAACGCAAAGCGGTACTGGAACATTGCGTAAAACGCTTTACGGAACGTAAAGACGAGCTGGCAAAGGCGCTGTGTATTGAAGCCGGAAAACCGATAAAAGATGCGCAGGGAGAAGTAACCCGCCTGATTGATACTTTTCAGATAGCGGCTGAAGAATGTGTGCGTATAGAAGGTCAGGTACTGAACCTTGAGATATCCGCCCGGGCTTCCGGCTACCAGGGTATGACAAAACGGGTGCCCATTGGTCCCTGTTCATTTATCTCGCCGTTTAACTTTCCGTTAAATCTGGCCGCGCATAAAGTTGCGCCGGCGATTGCTGCCGGTTGCACGTTTGTTCTGAAACCGGCTTCAAGAACACCCATCGGCGCATTGATTATCGGTGAAGTGCTGGCAGAAACAGATTTACCTGAAGGGGCATTTTCTATTCTGCCATGCAACCGTGATGGTGCGGATTTGTTTACTACTGATGAACGGTTAAAGCTGTTGAGTTTTACCGGCTCCCCCGACGTGGGCTGGGCACTAAAAGCCAAAGCAGGTAAAAAGCCTGTAGTACTGGAACTTGGCGGTAACGCTGCCTGTGTCGTGGATGAAGATGCTGATATCGATGATGCTATCAAACGCATTATCGTTGGCGCCTATTATCAGTCCGGTCAGAGCTGTATCAGTGTGCAACGTATACTGGTACACAAAAACATTTATGAAACCTTCCGTGAAAAATTCGTTCATGAGGTGTCGGCATTAGTGGCCGGCGATCCTGCAGATGAAAATACGTTTATCGGCCCCATGATTTCAGAGTCTGAGGCGGAAAGGCTGGAGGATTGGATCCACGAAGCCAGAGAGGCTGGCGCAACGGTTCTGTGTGGTGGCACACGAAAAGGCGCTATGCTCGATGCCACCGTCATGGAAGGCGTACCGGCAGACTGTAACGCCAGTGCAGAAGAGGCTTTCGGGCCGCTCTCGGTTTTAGTGCCATTCGACGATTATGACGAAGCCTTAAAAGAGGTTAATAACAGCCGCTATGGTTTGCAGGCAGGCATTTTCACCCGTGATTTGTATAAAGCTCATAAAGCGTGGGATGTTCTGGAAGTCGGCGGCGTAGTGATCGGCGATGTGCCAAGCTGGCGGGTTGATAATATGCCCTATGGCGGAGTGAAGGATTCCGGCCTTGGCAGGGAAGGGATCCGCTATGCCATCGAAGATATGACCGAAACCAGGCTGATGGTTATCAGAACACCCTGA
- the ubiG gene encoding bifunctional 2-polyprenyl-6-hydroxyphenol methylase/3-demethylubiquinol 3-O-methyltransferase UbiG, translating into MLDKSQLSPPVATANVNAQEIARFDALADAWWDPDGKYKTALSFNAARVDFIEQAINKHFRPKGLADALFEGLSVLDVGSGGGLICEPLAKRGADVTGIDASATSVEVARRHALKQNLPVSYHHCLAGEWADKGQQYDVVINAEVVEHVPDQQTLIQECASMVKPGGLLILATLNRTFRSFIVAIVGAEYVMRYLPVGTHSWSKFVKPEELDSWTGSQFVRHTQSGFKLNPLTGHWKTTPSMAVNYLCCYKKQP; encoded by the coding sequence ATGTTAGATAAAAGTCAGTTAAGCCCACCGGTTGCGACAGCGAATGTGAACGCTCAGGAAATCGCCCGCTTTGATGCGCTGGCTGATGCATGGTGGGATCCTGACGGAAAATATAAAACCGCGCTGTCTTTCAATGCCGCCCGGGTAGATTTTATCGAACAGGCAATCAATAAGCATTTTCGCCCTAAGGGATTGGCGGATGCATTGTTTGAGGGTTTATCTGTATTGGACGTTGGCAGTGGCGGCGGGTTGATTTGCGAGCCTCTGGCTAAACGTGGCGCAGACGTGACCGGCATTGATGCCAGTGCGACCAGTGTCGAAGTTGCAAGACGGCATGCACTGAAGCAAAACTTGCCGGTAAGCTACCACCATTGCCTGGCCGGTGAATGGGCAGATAAAGGACAACAGTATGATGTGGTTATCAATGCTGAGGTGGTAGAACATGTACCTGATCAGCAAACGCTGATTCAGGAATGCGCCTCCATGGTTAAACCGGGCGGGTTACTCATTCTGGCAACCTTAAACCGTACTTTTCGCAGTTTTATTGTTGCTATAGTGGGGGCCGAATATGTTATGCGCTATCTGCCGGTGGGTACGCACAGCTGGTCAAAGTTCGTGAAACCTGAGGAGCTTGACAGCTGGACAGGCAGTCAGTTTGTACGTCACACACAAAGCGGGTTTAAGCTTAACCCGCTCACCGGACACTGGAAAACCACGCCTTCCATGGCGGTAAACTATCTCTGCTGCTATAAAAAGCAGCCCTGA
- a CDS encoding alkaline phosphatase D family protein, which produces MDRRLFLKLSAALSGSMVISTGLTGCSSTAGLPENPVSFSHGVASGDPSADSIILWTRAVPAGDSPSATIFWEIAVDSNFSDIIRSGHAKAIAARDYTIKVDVRELLPSTRYFYRFSTATETSPVGKTLTLPAGQVDNVKLGLFSCSNYPAGFFTPYLAASADESIDFVLHLGDYIYEYAGDGYATERAAELGRTFATDNDEEIITLADYRNRYAIYRTDKGLRALHQNKPWIVVWDDHEVANDTYTTGAENHQPDEGDFFKRRAAAVQAYYEWLPIRPPVSDTDPTIYRTFEFGDLLSLYMLDTRIIGRDKQLSYAAFTDEETGQFDDIGFTTALMAEDRTMLGLQQRDWLFESLEKSKATWQVLGQQVLMGKMFFPAEIFSGTPREEIPSKIHALADIRRKQIAGQPVSDEETARLNTTMAYNLDAWDGYPAERETLYKQFREKGKAAVVFAGDTHNGWCNKLTTGDNQAVGIEFGTSSVSSPGIESYLTMDNNEAHRLAQALPLLVKDLEYCNLNLRGYMTVTFTPQEVEANWLYVSTISSEDVHIASVHTARFTQAELLS; this is translated from the coding sequence ATGGACCGCCGTTTATTTCTTAAATTATCCGCCGCACTAAGCGGCAGTATGGTTATTTCTACCGGTTTAACCGGGTGCAGTTCAACTGCAGGCTTACCGGAGAATCCGGTTTCTTTTTCTCATGGTGTTGCCAGTGGTGACCCGTCTGCGGACAGCATTATCTTATGGACCAGAGCGGTTCCTGCCGGCGACTCCCCTTCGGCAACGATTTTCTGGGAAATCGCAGTAGACAGTAACTTCTCAGATATCATCCGTTCGGGACATGCCAAAGCCATCGCTGCCCGTGACTACACAATAAAAGTAGATGTACGGGAGTTATTACCGTCCACCCGCTATTTTTACCGGTTTTCAACTGCTACAGAAACATCACCTGTGGGGAAAACACTTACTTTACCGGCGGGACAGGTCGACAACGTCAAACTCGGATTGTTCTCCTGCTCAAACTACCCTGCCGGTTTTTTTACGCCCTATCTGGCAGCGTCTGCAGATGAGAGTATCGACTTTGTATTGCATCTCGGTGACTACATTTACGAATATGCCGGGGACGGCTACGCCACAGAGCGTGCAGCTGAATTAGGTCGCACCTTTGCCACTGATAACGATGAAGAAATCATCACCCTTGCCGATTACCGGAACCGGTACGCCATTTACCGCACTGATAAAGGCTTAAGAGCCCTGCATCAGAATAAGCCCTGGATTGTAGTGTGGGACGACCATGAAGTGGCAAACGATACCTACACCACAGGTGCCGAAAACCACCAGCCTGACGAAGGCGACTTCTTTAAACGCCGCGCCGCTGCGGTGCAGGCCTACTATGAGTGGCTACCCATCCGGCCACCGGTGAGCGACACCGATCCGACAATCTACCGTACATTCGAATTTGGTGACTTGCTTTCACTGTACATGCTGGACACCCGTATCATCGGACGGGATAAGCAACTTAGTTACGCTGCTTTTACTGACGAAGAGACCGGCCAGTTTGATGACATCGGCTTCACTACCGCGCTGATGGCAGAAGACCGCACTATGCTGGGCTTGCAACAACGGGACTGGTTATTTGAATCCCTGGAAAAGAGTAAAGCGACTTGGCAAGTGCTGGGGCAACAGGTATTAATGGGAAAAATGTTTTTCCCGGCAGAAATATTCTCCGGCACACCAAGGGAAGAAATACCGTCAAAAATCCATGCTCTTGCTGATATCCGCCGCAAACAAATTGCCGGACAACCGGTGAGCGATGAAGAAACCGCGCGGCTAAACACCACGATGGCATACAACCTCGATGCCTGGGACGGCTATCCGGCAGAGCGGGAAACACTTTATAAGCAGTTCAGGGAAAAAGGGAAAGCGGCCGTCGTCTTTGCCGGCGATACGCATAACGGCTGGTGCAACAAACTGACCACCGGCGACAATCAGGCCGTGGGTATAGAGTTCGGCACATCCAGCGTCTCGTCTCCCGGAATAGAAAGTTATCTGACAATGGATAACAATGAGGCACACCGCCTGGCACAGGCTCTGCCGCTGCTGGTGAAGGATCTTGAATACTGCAATCTGAACCTGAGAGGATACATGACAGTGACCTTTACGCCTCAGGAGGTAGAGGCTAACTGGTTATACGTAAGCACTATTTCATCGGAAGATGTGCACATAGCCAGTGTACATACCGCCAGGTTCACCCAAGCTGAGCTGCTAAGCTGA